The following DNA comes from Streptomyces pristinaespiralis.
GTCGCCGCCGAGCCGGGCCGCCAGGGTGCCCGGCAGCATCGCCCCGCACAGGGACAGGACGGAGCCGAACCGTTCCAGCAGCCGGTCACCGACCGCGTGCCCCTGGGTGTCGTTCACCCGCTTGAGCCCGTTGACGTCGCACACCACCAGACTGACCACGGAGCCGTCCGCCCGGTGCTGCTCGAGCGCCTCGTCGAGCCGGGTGTCGACCGCGCGGCGGTTGGCGAGGCCGGTGAGCGGGTCGGTGAACGCGAGCCTGCGGACCTCCTCCAGCCGCTCCGTCTGCGCGATGCCCGCGGCCACGACCGACGCCAGGACGGTCGCGAAGTCGGCGTCCTCCCTGTCGAACACGGGCGCCGCTTCCGGCCTGGCCACGTACAGCTCGCCCCACGCCATGCCGTGCAGCACGATCGGCGCGACGACGCAGCAGCCCCGGCCGCGCCGGCGCAGCGCCGCCACCCGCTGATGGCAGTAGCCGTGCCCGGGCGTCACGGGACCCTGCGCCGTCTCCACCCACGCTCCCCCACAGCGCTCCGCGCGTGGATGGGACCCCCACTCGCCGCCGCCCGCCCAGCGTTCGTGCAGGAACTCGGTGATCTCGGGGAAACGGTTCACCGGGTAGGTCTCCGACTCCGGGAACTCCTCCTCGTCCGGCGCGCGTTCGCCCGCGTTGACCAGCACCCTCAGCCGCCCGCGCTCGCGCTCCCACATGGACAGGGCCGCGAACGACCCGGAGAGCGCGCCGCACGCACCGAGGGCCGCCGCCCGCCAGGACTCACGCGGGGTCGTGGCCGCGGCCATCGCCTGCGCCAGCGCCACCACGGCTCGCAACCGCCCATCCACAGCCATCCACCCAGCTTAGGGAGGTTTCGGACGATTTGATCAGATCTGGTGACCCGGTACGTGGAGCGGCCGGGCGACCGGCACCCCGCTCACTCGCCGGGCCACTGCGGCTTCCGCTTCTCGTTGAAGGCCGCGACACCCTCCGCGCGGTCCCCGGAGAACGCGGTCGCCCGCCACGCCGCGTCCTCGACCTCGAGCCCGGCGCGCAGGTCGAGCCCCTGACCGAGCCGCATGGCCTTCTTCGCGTTGCGCAACCCGACCGGGGAGTTCACCGCGATACGGGCGGCAAGCGCGAGCGCCTCGGCGCGGGCGTCCTCCGCGAGGATGTCGACGAGCCCCAACTCCCGCGCCTCGGCGGCCTCGACGCGCCGCGCCGTGAAGACGAGCTCGGCGGCGCGGGCGGCCCCCACGCGGCGGGGCAGCAGTTGCGTACCGCCCCCACCGGGGATGACGCCCACAGACACCTCGGGCAGCCCCACGAGCGCGGTCGCGTCGGCGACGATCACGTCGCAGGACAGCGCCAGCTCGAAGCCACCGCCGAGCGCGAACCCGTGCACGGCGGCGACGGTCGGCATCGGCAGCTCCAGCACACCGGTGTACGCACGCCGGGCCGTGGGCCGCTGGCGCACCAGGTCGGCGTCGGAGAAGGAGTTGCGCTCCTTCAGGTCGGCGCCCACGCAGAAGGCACGCTCACTGCTCGACGCGACGACGGTCACCCGCACGTCCCGGTCCGCCGCGAGCGCGTCGCAGGCCTCCCCGATGGAGCGGGCCATCTCGGTGGACACCGCGTTCATGGCCTTGGGGCGATCGAGGACGAGCTCGGCGACGTGGCCCTGCTCATGCCTGCGTACGACGACGAACTCCCCGAACCGCTGCTCGGACTCGGACATGGGGCACCCTCCCGGTTAACGATGGTTCACCGGGATCATAGGGGCGCGCTCGCCGCGACCGCTGCGGGTGGCTCGTTCCCCACCCCGCCCCTCCCCGAGCCGGGGCAGCCCCCGG
Coding sequences within:
- a CDS encoding sensor domain-containing diguanylate cyclase, which produces MAVDGRLRAVVALAQAMAAATTPRESWRAAALGACGALSGSFAALSMWERERGRLRVLVNAGERAPDEEEFPESETYPVNRFPEITEFLHERWAGGGEWGSHPRAERCGGAWVETAQGPVTPGHGYCHQRVAALRRRGRGCCVVAPIVLHGMAWGELYVARPEAAPVFDREDADFATVLASVVAAGIAQTERLEEVRRLAFTDPLTGLANRRAVDTRLDEALEQHRADGSVVSLVVCDVNGLKRVNDTQGHAVGDRLLERFGSVLSLCGAMLPGTLAARLGGDEFCLVTVGPSADEVVGVSEDLCVRAKELELGEGVACGVASTGDPIGEVRSARRLFRLADAAQYRAKAARSPNPVVAGRDGTVMRLADSPPRSAQDRRRFRDARPEVEEDDEPWSEP
- a CDS encoding enoyl-CoA hydratase/isomerase family protein: MSESEQRFGEFVVVRRHEQGHVAELVLDRPKAMNAVSTEMARSIGEACDALAADRDVRVTVVASSSERAFCVGADLKERNSFSDADLVRQRPTARRAYTGVLELPMPTVAAVHGFALGGGFELALSCDVIVADATALVGLPEVSVGVIPGGGGTQLLPRRVGAARAAELVFTARRVEAAEARELGLVDILAEDARAEALALAARIAVNSPVGLRNAKKAMRLGQGLDLRAGLEVEDAAWRATAFSGDRAEGVAAFNEKRKPQWPGE